One part of the Leptotrichia sp. oral taxon 215 str. W9775 genome encodes these proteins:
- the rpsI gene encoding 30S ribosomal protein S9 — translation MAEKIQYLGTGRRKTSVARVRLVPGEAGVTINGKDMRDYFGGRELLAKIVEQPLELTETLNKYGVKVNVNGGGNTGQAGAIRHGVSRALIVADESLRGALKEAGFLTRDSRMVERKKYGKKKARRSPQFSKR, via the coding sequence GTGGCAGAAAAAATTCAATATTTAGGAACAGGTAGAAGAAAGACTTCAGTAGCAAGAGTTAGATTAGTACCAGGTGAAGCAGGGGTAACAATAAACGGTAAAGATATGAGAGATTATTTTGGAGGAAGAGAATTACTTGCCAAAATAGTTGAACAACCATTAGAATTAACAGAAACATTAAATAAATACGGAGTAAAAGTAAATGTTAACGGTGGAGGAAATACAGGTCAGGCAGGAGCAATAAGACACGGTGTTTCAAGAGCCTTAATAGTTGCTGATGAATCTTTAAGAGGAGCTTTAAAAGAAGCAGGATTCCTTACAAGAGATTCAAGAATGGTTGAAAGAAAGAAATACGGGAAAAAGAAAGCAAGAAGAAGCCCACAATTCTCAAAAAGATAA
- the rplM gene encoding 50S ribosomal protein L13, whose product MNKCTVMQKKEEVTRNWYEIDAEGKILGKIATEIAVRLMGKHKPSYTPHVDGGDFVVVVNADKFAVTGKKMLDKKYYRHSGYPGGLKVRSLEEMLEKKPTEVIRKAVERMLPKNKLGSQMINRLKIYTGTEHDHVAQKPERIEL is encoded by the coding sequence GTGAACAAATGTACTGTAATGCAAAAGAAAGAAGAAGTAACAAGAAACTGGTATGAAATAGATGCAGAAGGAAAAATACTAGGGAAAATAGCTACTGAAATAGCTGTAAGATTAATGGGTAAACACAAACCAAGTTACACACCACACGTTGATGGAGGAGATTTCGTAGTAGTAGTAAATGCGGATAAATTTGCTGTAACTGGTAAAAAAATGTTGGATAAGAAATATTATAGACATAGTGGATATCCTGGAGGATTAAAAGTTAGAAGTCTTGAAGAAATGCTTGAAAAGAAACCTACTGAAGTAATCAGAAAAGCTGTTGAGAGAATGCTACCTAAAAACAAATTAGGAAGTCAAATGATTAACAGATTAAAAATTTACACTGGAACTGAGCATGACCATGTAGCTCAAAAACCAGAAAGAATAGAATTATAG